The Brassica rapa cultivar Chiifu-401-42 chromosome A10, CAAS_Brap_v3.01, whole genome shotgun sequence genome segment gaagaaaatgatatttttcttttggccTAGATGAAttaagaacaaaaacaaaaattttaagaaaatataaatgtttactAATAATAGCCATTTtcttacaattaaaaaaagacTATCGTGACATGATACAAGTGTCTATCAGTCTATGtggtaaagaaagaaaaaaatttaaattataagaaACACTATATCGCTTCTTTTATTCTTCTTTATTCTTCGCTTTATTGATCATGGAGAGTGAGAGAATTAAAATGGATCGGATTAATCAAAAAGGCAGCAGCAAACGGGACCAGAGGGTCTAGCCAAGAGGCAGCGGCCGGCCATGGCTGGAGGGTCGGTGCTACGATGGCAATGAACGTCGCAGTCGCTGTCCTGTTTGCACGTTCCTCTCAAGCGGCACGGTCCGTCCAGTATAtccttttctgttttttttttcagttgaaTTCAAGAAAATTGTATTAGATTTGTGACCATGACACATATTATACATGTTGTTGTCATTGAtcaaataataaactttttgtagaaacaaaaataaacttctTTGAATGTAAACCTAATAAAGATTAATGGGAACGGTTAGACACCTTGAGATTTGGCAGAAATAACAAGAGAGAAGATGACGAGAAGGGCAACAAGTTGAAATCTAGATGACGCCATTTTTTTGcagtttgttttcttttgtagtAAGTGCAAGATATTCAACTCGAAATCTTGTGTTTGGAAAATTATGATCGACTTTTGTGGTTATATATCTGTTGTTAGTTTTAAAGATAGtaaattttcactttttttcttttttgctatTTTCAAAAATAGTCAAGATAATTTATGGTTACTGTAGCAGTAAACGAAAATTGTTCTCCTCAAAATAGAACTACCTTTCGTTTTCTTACATCTAAATTTGGCGAAGATGAGAAAGAATGGATGGTAGAGAGAGTAACTTTAATTTACTCAAGTCAAATTCTTTTAGCTTACATTTTCCTGGAAAGTTATACaaaatatgaatattttattCGTAAGATATATTTGAGGAGGGTCATTTAGTGTAGAGAAAGAAGATCATCACAATTTCTATGATCACTTAATCCCTAAAATCACATTTGACAGTATCTGATTACACGTTACACGCTAATCACTATTGTATTATCttctaataatttaataatgtttatatataatgtacAAGTTCTATACAATATACTATTAAACGCAATTAAATCATCTTCAATAAAGTAAAGACCAAACGTAATTTTGTTGACACTTGATGTTTTGTAAACAAGAACGCAATTAAATCATCTTCAATAAAGTAAAGACCAAACGTAATTTTGTTGACACTTGATGTTTTGTAAACAAGACCAATGTTAAGTGTATGTGTGGCCTTTGGTTCAGTTTGATCGCGTTTGTCTTGAAGACCTGCAAAAGGATTCCATCACATTGGTGCTTCTGCCTGTTTATCTGACCTGAGGAGAAGAACTTCTGTGGAGGGTCCTTTTGCACTTATTATTCTCCATCATAATTCTCTTTCTCTGCTTATTTATTTCATGCTTAGAAATAGAATTGTGCTTCCTTTGAAACTTCATGAAATGCCTTTAAAATTTACATGGTCTGATTTGTCTCCTTTTTATGGTGTTTCTTTGTGCTCAGGCAAATAACGAGAGCTTACCACACAATATTATCAAGCAGCTCGCCAAGGAACCGAAGAGAGTCTTAACGAATCACCTTCAGGTGGCATCTAGGTTGTGGTAAGTGAATAGGATTTCTTTCAAATTAcaaccactacaagaaaacatcgggatactgagggaaaaaatcgtcggtatgtcgtcggaataacgctattccgacgacataccgacgaaaaaagtcctcggaaatatctcctcggaaattcatacttcctcggaattccgtcggaaatttccgacggaattccgaggaaacaaaattccgaggaaactccgagaaaCATATGTTCGTCGGATGGTTCCTCGGAATAAACcgatggaattccgatggtcaaatcctcggaagtttcgacaaaacattcctcggaatgtttatcggaaaattccgaggaacatatgttcctcggaaaattccgaggaacatattttccctcggaatattccgagggaatggagttcctcggaaaattccgagggacaaaactccctcg includes the following:
- the LOC108870232 gene encoding putative defensin-like protein 274 gives rise to the protein MASSRFQLVALLVIFSLVISAKSQEKDILDGPCRLRGTCKQDSDCDVHCHRSTDPPAMAGRCLLARPSGPVCCCLFD